In the genome of Mixta calida, the window GGGCACCGCGTTGCGGGCTGGTTGAGGTTGCGGCTTACGCGGCGCAGGACGTGGTGCAGGCTCTTCGTCATCTACAGCAAAGCCATCAAAAGAGGGTTCGTTATGTGAAGGTTTGGCGCTCGAGCGACGCACGCGCGCTTCGCCTGCCCCGCTGGTTTCATCCCCGGTCAGGCTCTCTTCATCATCCTGTTTTAAACGCTTGTGCGGGCGATCGCGAAACACAGATGAGCGCTCTTTACGGCTAGTCCACAGACCATGAAGCAGCAGCGCTATTATGGCGATCGCGCCAACAACGATTAATATCAGACGCAAATCCTGCATCATTGTATTCTCTGTTGTTCCAATACCTTGCCACCACGGCAAACTTTATCCTCTAACTGTATTTGTCCCGCTAAACAAGTGCAAGTCTGCGCCGTCTTTTCTGACAAATAAGATAGAGCCACCCCGCTTTTTTGCTGTTTTTTCAGTCAAAAGACAACTGGTAAGCGCCAAAACTCAGGTTATGATAGCCTGGCCTGACCAACAGAGGAGAAAAACTGTCGATGGCTACGCGTTCCCCCGCTTCTTATAACGGCATTCATTACTTTGCGCAGGGCTGGAAATTGATCCGTCTGCCGGGCATTCGCCGCTTCGTCGTTATTCCGCTGCTGGTTAATATTGTGCTGCTCGGCGGCGCGTTTATCTGGCTCTTTCGCAGCCTTAATCACTGGATCCCGCAGCTGATGGCGCACGTGCCTGACTGGCTTCAGTGGCTCAGCTATCTGCTCTGGCCGCTGACGGTCATCTCTATTGTGTTGGTGTTCAGCTATTTCTTTTCCACCATCGCCAACTGGATCGCCGCCCCCTTCTGCGGCCTGCTGGCGGAGCAGCTGGAAGGCAGGCTGACCGGCCAGCCGTTGCCTGACAGCGGCTGGCTGGCGGTGATAAAGGATATCCCGCGCATTATGAAGCGGGAATGGCAAAAACTGGCCTGGTATCTGCCACGGGCGGCCGGTCTGCTGCTGCTTTACTTTATTCCCGGCTTCGGGCAGACGGTGGCGCCGGTGCTGTGGTTCCTGTTCAGCGCCTGGATGCTCTCCATTCAGTATTGCGACTACCCATTCGACAACCATAAGGTCAGCTTTCAGAAAATGCGCAGCGCGCTGCGTCAGCATAAAACCGATAATATGCAGTTCGGCGCGCTGGTCAGCCTGTTTACTATGATTCCGCTGCTCAATCTGGCGATTATGCCGGTCGCTGTCTGCGGCGCGACGGCGATGTGGGTGGATCGCTACCGCGCTCAGCTGGGCCATCCCAGCCTGCGATCCGTTGAAGCCGCGCGGATCGGCGAAAGGCGTTAAAGCCTGTAGCGCGACGCCATGATGTTGCGCTGCGGCCCTTTCCTGCGGCCTTATGCCATTCAGCAAGGGCTTATTTCGGCTAAACATATACATATACTATTTCCTTCCTTCCTTGCGAAACTGGAAAAGGTATGCTTTCACGGTTCCCTGAAATTCATACAGTTAAGGACGGGCTATGAGCAAGATTTACGAAGACAATTCTCTGACAATCGGTCATACGCCGCTGGTTCGTCTGAACCGCATCGGCAACGGACGCATTCTGGCGAAGGTGGAATCCCGTAACCCGAGCTTCAGCGTCAAATGCCGTATCGGTGCCAATATGATTTGGGACGCAGAAAAGCGCGGCATTCTGAAGCCGGGCATTGAACTGGTGGAGCCGACCAGCGGCAACACCGGCATCGCGCTGGCCTATGTCGCCGCCGCGCGCGGTTATAAGCTGACGCTGACCATGCCTGAAACCATGTCCGTCGAACGTCGCAAGCTGTTAAAAGCGCTGGGCGCCAACCTGGTGTTGACCGAAGGCGCGAAAGGCATGAAAGGCGCTATCGCTAAAGCGGAAGAGATTGTTGCCAGCGATCCTGATAAATTTTTGATGTTGCAGCAGTTCAGCAATCCGGCCAACCCGGAAATTCATGAAAAAACCACCGGCCCGGAAATCTGGGAAGATACCGACGGCGAAGTAGACGTCTTTATCTCCGGCGTCGGCACCGGCGGCACCCTGACCGGCGTCTCGCGCTACATCAAAAATACCAAAGGCAAAAAAGAACTGATCAGCGTGGCGGTAGAACCGACGGACTCGCCGGTTATCGCCCAGACGCTGGCGGGACAAGAAGTGAAACCGGGCCCGCATAAGATTCAGGGCATCGGCGCCGGCTTTATTCCCGGCAACCTCGACCTGAGCCTGGTGGACCGCGTGGTCGCCATCACCAATGAAGAGGCGATCTCAACCGCCCGCCGCCTGATGGATGAGGAAGGCATTCTGGCCGGTATCTCTTCCGGCGCAGCGGTCGCGGCCGCGCTGAAGTTGCAGGAAGAGGAAGCTTTCGCCAATAAAAATATCGTCGTGATCCTGCCCTCCTCCGGCGAACGCTACCTTAGCACGGCGCTGTTCGCCGATCTCTTTACGGAAAAAGAGCTGCAATAGTAGTGCCAGAATTATATCACTGGTGAAAAAAGCACCCCGCAGGGTGCTTTTTTGTGGCCCGCGTCAAAATTTTACCACCCCGAACATTGATTCACTTCGGTAGCTCTGGTATTTAAGCTGGCAATTATTTCGAACCGCAAAATTAATCGCCGCTTGAACTGGATCAAGCTGAATCGATTTACTGATTTGGCGGAATCGCGCAACACGCGGCATAATGAGGAGTAGAGCAGCGAAGCGAAAATTGCCGTTTTTTGCCCCGTCGGCTCTCATACCTTAATTGCGCATTTTTTGGTGAGTTCTGTACTCGAACCAGCGCGACCTTCACCGGCTAAAGTTTAACCGCCAGGCTAGACTTTAGAGACAAAACACCAAACCTAATTAAGTTGGGGAAACATAATGTTCCAGCAAGAAGTTACCATCACCGCACCTAATGGCCTGCATACTCGTCCGGCTGCTCAGTTTGTTAAAGAAGCTAAAGCCTTTGCCTCTGAAATCACCGTGACCTCCAATGGCAAATCCGCCAGTGCGAAAAGCCTGTTCAAACTGCAGACGCTGGGTTTGACTCAGGGCACCGTGGTGACGTTGTCTGCTGAAGGCGAAGATGAGCAGCAGGCCGTTGAGCATCTGGTCAAACTGATGGCTGAGCTCGAGTAATCGTCAGCCGCCGAAAAAACCGTTTCATCAGGCAACTGAGTGCAAACATATTGATCGCGGACATCATGTCCGCGTTGTTGCATCCGTAAAGTACGGTTCCGCCGGATTCTGGCACCTCGTTCCGCCTGGTAGGCATCGTTATAAAAAGGTAGGGTTATGATTTCAGGAATTTTAGCATCACCGGGTATCGCTTTCGGCAAGGCACTTTTGCTGAAGGAAGATGAAATCGTTATCAACCGGAAGAAAATTTCTGCCGATCAGGTTGATCAGGAAGTCGCGCGCTTTATCGAAGGCCGCCGCAAAGCCGCCGAACAGCTCGAAGCCATTAAAATCAAAGCGGGCGAAACCTTCGGCGAAGAAAAAGAAGCGATCTTCGAAGGCCACATCATGCTGCTGGAAGATGAAGAGCTTGAGCAAGAGATCATCAGCCTGATTAAAGATGAGCTGGCTTCCGCCGACGCGGCGACCCACAGCGTGATCGAAGGCCAGGCGAAAGCGCTGGAAGAGCTGGACGACGAATACCTGAAAGAGCGCGCCGCCGACGTGCGCGACATCGGCAAACGTCTGCTGCAGAACATCCTCGGCCTGCATATCGTCGATCTGAGCGCGATCAAAGACGAAGTGGTGCTGGTAGCGAAAGATCTGACGCCGTCAGAAACTGCGCAGCTGAACCTGAAAAAAGTGCTGGGCTTTATCACTGACCTGGGCGGCCGCACCTCGCATACCTCTATCATGGCTCGTTCACTTGAGCTGCCTGCTATTGTCGGCACCGGTGATGTCACCAGTCGCGTTAAAAACGATGATTATGTGATTCTGGATGGCGTTAACAACAAGGTCTACGTTAACCCGACTGCTGAAGTCATCGAAGAGCTGAAAGCGGTACAGCATCAATACCTGAGCGAGAAAAACGAACTCGCCAAGCTGAAAGATCTGCCGGCGATCACGCTGGACGGACATCAGGTTGAAGTGGGCGCCAACATCGGCACCGTCCGCGACATTCCGGGCGCCGAGCGCAACGGCGCTGAGTGCGTCGGCCTCTACCGCACCGAATTCCTGTTTATGGACCGCGATGCGCTGCCGACCGAAGAAGAGCAGTTCCAGGCTTACAAAGCCGTCGCGGAAGCGATGGGTTCCCAGGCGGTTATCGTCCGCACCATGGACATCGGCGGCGATAAAGACCTGCCATACATGAACCTGCCGAAAGAAGAGAACCCGTTCCTCGGCTGGCGCGCTATCCGCATCGCTATGGATCGCAAAGAGATTCTGCACGCGCAGCTGCGCGCCATCCTGCGCGCTTCCGCGTTCGGCAAGCTGCGCATCATGTTCCCGATGATCATCTCCGTTGAGGAAGTACGCTTCCTGAAAGCGGAGCTGGAGATGCTGAAAGCCCAGCTGCGCGAAGAAGGCAAAGCCTTCGACGAGGCGATCGAAGTGGGCATTATGGTGGAAACACCCGCTTCAGCGGTTATCGCACGTCATCTGGCGAAAGAAGTCGACTTCTTTAGTATTGGGACAAACGACCTGACGCAGTATACTCTGGCGGTGGATCGTGGTAACGAGCTGATTTCCCACCTTTATAACCCAATGACGCCGTCGGTTCTCGGCCTGATCAAGCAGGTTATCGATGCTTCTCACGCTGAAGGCAAGTGGACCGGCATGTGTGGTGAGCTGGCAGGTGATGAACGTGCTACACTACTGTTATTGGGAATGGGGCTGGATGAATTCAGCATGAGTGCCATTTCTATCCCGCGCATCAAGAAGATCATTCGCAACACGAACTTCGAAGATGCGAAGGCATTAGCAGAGCAGGCTCTGGCTCAACCGACCGCGGAAGAGTTGATGAACCTGGTCAACAAGTTCATTAAAGAAAAAACACTCTGCTGATTCCGCGATACGCTGGCCCAACATTACTGCTTAGGAGAAGATCATGGGTTTTTTTTCCAAACTTTTTGGCGATAAAACAGAAAGCGCATCTGGCACCATCGAGATCGTCGCCCCGCTGTCTGGTGAGATCGTAAATATCGAAGACGTGCCAGACGTTGTATTTGCGGAGAAAATTGTTGGTGATGGCATCGCTATCAAACCGGCAGGCAATAAAATGGTTGCTCCGGTTGATGGCACCATCGGCAAGATCTTCGAAACCAACCATGCATTCTCTATCGAATCTGATAGCGGCATTGAGCTGTTCGTTCACTTCGGTATCGATACCGTGGAGCTGAAAGGCGAAGGCTTTAAACGCATCGCGGAAGAAGGCCAGAAAGTGAAGAAAGGCGACGTCGTGATTGAGTTTGATCTGCCGCTGCTGGAAGAGAAAGCCAAATCGACGCTGACCCCGGTCGTGATCTCTAATATGGATGAGATCAAAGAGCTGACCAAGCTCACCGGTCAGGTAACCGTAGGCGAAACGCCGGTTATCCGCATCAAAAAATAAGGGTTAGCAAGATGCATAAAACGGCGCCGAAAGGCGCCGTTTTTTTGCCTGCCGTTTAGCGGCTACCAACCCTGCCAGTGCGGCAGCCGAATCGTCATTTCCAGCCCGCCGTTACGCCCGTTCGCCGCCTGCACTTCGCCATGATGCGCCAGCACCACCTTGCGCACGATCGATAGCCCCAGCCCGTAGCCTTTGCCCTGCAACGGCGAATTAACGCGCACAAAGGGGTCGAAAATGCTGGAAAGTTTGTCGGCGTCCACGCCAGGCCCGCTGTCGCTGACGCAGATGACGAGCCAGCCGTTATCAGATCGCAGGCTAATTTTGACTTCCTGCCCCTGGAGTGAATAGCGCAGCGCGTTGCGCACCACATTCTCCACCGCGCGCCGCACCAGCTCGGCGTTGCCCTTCATCGTATAGTCCGCCGCCTGCTCTGCCTCCAGCGTAATGGTTACGCCAGGCAGCTGCGCCTCGTAGCGCGCATCGTTGACCACCGTCTCCAGCAGGCCGCAAAGATCGAAATATTGCTCGTCGGGCATCTTTTCATTTTCGGCGCGCGACAGCGTCAACAGCTCGCCAATCATCTTGTCCAGCCTCTGCGCCTCTTCATCAATACGATCGAGCGAGGCGTTAACCGACTCCGGCGTCTGTCGCGCCAGTCCGGTCGCCAGCTGCAGGCGCGCCAGCGGTGAGCGCAGCTCGTGGGAAATATCGTGCAGCAGCTCCTCGCGCGCCTTTACCAGCACCGCCAGACGCTCCACCATCGCATCGAAATCGCGCGCCACCATCGACAGCTCATCGTGACGACGGCGCATTTGCGGCCAAAGCCGCACGGAGAGATCGCCGTTCGAGACGCGCGTAAAGCCCAGCCTGAGCTGGCGCATCGGCCGCGTCAGGTTCCACGCCAGCAGCGAGCTGAACAGCAATCCCGTCAGGCCGGCAAACCAGAAGATCGGCTCCGGGATATTAAGGATTTTACGCGGCGGGCCGCCCATTTGACTGTCTTCGCGCAGCCCTTTTACATCGTAGCGCAGCTGATACTGTTGACCATCCGCGCCGGTCACCCACTCCACCACCTGATCGGGATAGCCACGATTCTGCGGCGCGGAAAGCTGCTGACGCGGTACTTCCTGCGGCGGGGAAGGCATCGGCGTTACGGAGAAGAAGCGACGATCGCCGGGCGACCAGTCCGACATCATATTATCCAGCGCTGGCAGGCCGCCATGCTGTAACACCGATACGGCGGAGGCCATCTGCAAATTGACGATGCGTCGCGTCGCGATATATTCCGGCGGCTCGCGGTGCTTGCCATACAGGGTAAAGCCCAGCCACAGCAGCTGGCTGATAAGGAAAAACACCAGCCAGAAGCCAAACAGAATTTTCCAGAACAGGCGACCGCGGAAACGGCTTTTCATCGAATGCGGTAGCCGATGCTGCGCACGGTTTCGATATTAATCGTGTCGCCGGCCAGGCCCGCCAGCTTCTGACGGATGTTGCTGATATGCACGTCGACGCTGCGATCGTAAGCCTCGCGCGGACGCCCCAGCCCCTTTTCTGATAGTTCGTCTTTCGTCACTACGCGGTCGGGCGAACGCAGCAGCAGGTCGAGCAGATTGAATTCCGAAGCGGTAAGATCGAACGGCCTGTTTTTCCATTCGCTGATGCGCGTCGCCGGGTTCAGCGACAGATCGCGCCAGCGCACGACTTCTTTTTTCTCCTGTAACGCAGGCTGCTCGTCGAAGCGGCGCAGCACCGCACGCAGGCGCGCCACCAGCTCTCGCGGATAGCACGGCTTCGGCACGTAATCATCAGCGCCCATCTCCAGGCCAATTACCCGATCGATATTGTCCCCTTTCGCGGTCAGCATAATGATCGGAATGCGGCTGCTTTGCCGCACCTGACGCAGCACGTCCGTCCCGCTCATATCGGGCAGCATAATATCGAGGATGACCGCCTGGAATTCGCCGGACAGCGCGCCGTCGATGCCCGCCTGGCCGGTCAGCACCAGCGAGGCGTCGAAGCCTTCGCCAATCAAATATTCGCTGAGCATGGTGCCCAGCTCAAGGTCGTCGTCAACTAACAGAATCTTCATGCGTCTACTCTCACAAACGGTTGGCGCTATTTTGACCTTAAGCGGAAAGATGCGCAGCAGGATTTACTGAATCCTTACAGATATTCGCGCCATATTAAGCTGTCGTTTCACTTTATTGTGGCAGGCTTTTACGTTATACCAGTGCTTTCTTCGTACCAGGGATGTTTGCCATGGCATTACGCCGCACCTTATTCAGCCGTAAAGGACTTTTGCTGCTGGTTTTGTTGATTGTAGCTGCTGTTGTCGTCTGGGCGCTGCTGCGTCCGAAACAGGGACCGGCAGCGTTTCTCACCGCAACCGTAGAACAGCGCCCGTTACAGCAGGCGGTGCTGGCGGACGGCACGCTGTCGGCCAGCAAGCTGGTCAGCGTCGGCGCGCAGGCGTCCGGTCAGATCAAGCGCCTGCTGGTCGAGCTGGGCGATCAGGTCAAACAGGGGCAGCTGGTCGCGGAGATCGACAGCATGACTCAGCAGAACGCCCTGCAAAATGCGCAGGCGGCGCTAAAGAATATTGAAGCGCAGCGCGCGGTCAAAGAGGCGCAGTTGAGCAACTATCGCGCGGCCTTTGCCCGCCAGAAAGCGATGCTGACGAAAAACCTGACGCCGAAAGCGGACTATGACGACGCGCTGACGACACTGAGCGCTACCGAAGCGGAAATCCGCGCGCTGGATGCGCAAATCGTACAGGCGCAGATTGAGGTCAACACGGCGCAGGTCAATCTGGGCTATACCCGCATCGTTTCCCCTATCGACGGCACCGTGGTCTCCGTGCCGGTTGAGGAAGGCCAGACGGTTAACGCCGTACAGAGCGCGCCGACGCTGATCAAGGTAGCGAATCTCGACACCATGACGGTGAAAGCGCAGATTTCCGAAGCCGACGTGATCAACGTCCAGCCGGGCATGAAAGTCTGGTTCACCATCCTCGGCGAACCGAACCGCCGCTACGAGGCGACGCTGCGCGCCATCGAACCGGCGCCTGACTCCATCAACCAGGACAGCACCAGCAGCCTGACCAGCTCATCAAGTAGCGCCAGCGATAAAAAGGCGATCTACTATTACGGTCTGTTCGATGTGCCTAACCCGCAGCACCGCCTGCGCATCTCCATGTCGGCGGAGGTGCATATCGTGCTGGGCGAACGTCCGAATGCGCTGGTGATCCCGGCAACCGCCATCGACACTATCGACGGCAAAACGTCGGTGCAGGTGGTTGACAACCAGCAGCGCGTCACGCGACGCGAAATAAAGGTGGGCCTGAACGATAACGTGGAAGCGGAAATTATCTCCGGCCTGAAGGTGGGCGAGAAAGTCGTGCTGAGCCAGCGCGCTACGGCGGATGCGACGTCAGGCAGCCCCGATCACGGTCCAGGGCCTCGCTGATGGCGCTGCTGGAACTCCATAACATCAGCCGCTCTTTTCAGAACGGCGAACAGCAGGTGCAGGTGCTGCGCGACATCAACCTGAGCATCGATTCAGGCGAGTTCGTCGCCATCGTCGGGCAGTCCGGCTCCGGCAAATCGACGTTGATGAACATTCTCGGCTGCCTGGATAAGTCGAGCGCCGGCGAATACCGCGTTGCCGGCCGGGCGGTTTCCACGCTGGATGACGATGCGCTGGCGGCGCTGCGGCGCGAGCATTTCGGCTTTATCTTCCAGCGCTATCACCTGTTGAGCGAGCTGACGGCGCTGGGCAATGCGGAAATGCCCGCGATCTATGCCGGCCAGGCGCCGCAGGCGCGCCGTGAACGCGCCGCCGCCCTGCTCACCCGGCTCGGCCTCGGCGAGCGCCTCCACTATCGGCCCGGTCAGCTCTCCGGCGGCCAGCAGCAGCGCGTCAGTATTGCGCGCGCGCTGATGAACGGCGGCGAAGTCATTCTTGCCGATGAGCCGACCGGCGCGCTCGACAGCCACAGCGGCGAAGAGGTGATGCGCATCCTGCACGACCTGC includes:
- a CDS encoding response regulator transcription factor — its product is MKILLVDDDLELGTMLSEYLIGEGFDASLVLTGQAGIDGALSGEFQAVILDIMLPDMSGTDVLRQVRQSSRIPIIMLTAKGDNIDRVIGLEMGADDYVPKPCYPRELVARLRAVLRRFDEQPALQEKKEVVRWRDLSLNPATRISEWKNRPFDLTASEFNLLDLLLRSPDRVVTKDELSEKGLGRPREAYDRSVDVHISNIRQKLAGLAGDTINIETVRSIGYRIR
- the ptsI gene encoding phosphoenolpyruvate-protein phosphotransferase PtsI, which gives rise to MISGILASPGIAFGKALLLKEDEIVINRKKISADQVDQEVARFIEGRRKAAEQLEAIKIKAGETFGEEKEAIFEGHIMLLEDEELEQEIISLIKDELASADAATHSVIEGQAKALEELDDEYLKERAADVRDIGKRLLQNILGLHIVDLSAIKDEVVLVAKDLTPSETAQLNLKKVLGFITDLGGRTSHTSIMARSLELPAIVGTGDVTSRVKNDDYVILDGVNNKVYVNPTAEVIEELKAVQHQYLSEKNELAKLKDLPAITLDGHQVEVGANIGTVRDIPGAERNGAECVGLYRTEFLFMDRDALPTEEEQFQAYKAVAEAMGSQAVIVRTMDIGGDKDLPYMNLPKEENPFLGWRAIRIAMDRKEILHAQLRAILRASAFGKLRIMFPMIISVEEVRFLKAELEMLKAQLREEGKAFDEAIEVGIMVETPASAVIARHLAKEVDFFSIGTNDLTQYTLAVDRGNELISHLYNPMTPSVLGLIKQVIDASHAEGKWTGMCGELAGDERATLLLLGMGLDEFSMSAISIPRIKKIIRNTNFEDAKALAEQALAQPTAEELMNLVNKFIKEKTLC
- the cysZ gene encoding sulfate transporter CysZ — translated: MATRSPASYNGIHYFAQGWKLIRLPGIRRFVVIPLLVNIVLLGGAFIWLFRSLNHWIPQLMAHVPDWLQWLSYLLWPLTVISIVLVFSYFFSTIANWIAAPFCGLLAEQLEGRLTGQPLPDSGWLAVIKDIPRIMKREWQKLAWYLPRAAGLLLLYFIPGFGQTVAPVLWFLFSAWMLSIQYCDYPFDNHKVSFQKMRSALRQHKTDNMQFGALVSLFTMIPLLNLAIMPVAVCGATAMWVDRYRAQLGHPSLRSVEAARIGERR
- a CDS encoding efflux RND transporter periplasmic adaptor subunit — encoded protein: MALRRTLFSRKGLLLLVLLIVAAVVVWALLRPKQGPAAFLTATVEQRPLQQAVLADGTLSASKLVSVGAQASGQIKRLLVELGDQVKQGQLVAEIDSMTQQNALQNAQAALKNIEAQRAVKEAQLSNYRAAFARQKAMLTKNLTPKADYDDALTTLSATEAEIRALDAQIVQAQIEVNTAQVNLGYTRIVSPIDGTVVSVPVEEGQTVNAVQSAPTLIKVANLDTMTVKAQISEADVINVQPGMKVWFTILGEPNRRYEATLRAIEPAPDSINQDSTSSLTSSSSSASDKKAIYYYGLFDVPNPQHRLRISMSAEVHIVLGERPNALVIPATAIDTIDGKTSVQVVDNQQRVTRREIKVGLNDNVEAEIISGLKVGEKVVLSQRATADATSGSPDHGPGPR
- the crr gene encoding PTS glucose transporter subunit IIA; translation: MGFFSKLFGDKTESASGTIEIVAPLSGEIVNIEDVPDVVFAEKIVGDGIAIKPAGNKMVAPVDGTIGKIFETNHAFSIESDSGIELFVHFGIDTVELKGEGFKRIAEEGQKVKKGDVVIEFDLPLLEEKAKSTLTPVVISNMDEIKELTKLTGQVTVGETPVIRIKK
- the cysK gene encoding cysteine synthase A — encoded protein: MSKIYEDNSLTIGHTPLVRLNRIGNGRILAKVESRNPSFSVKCRIGANMIWDAEKRGILKPGIELVEPTSGNTGIALAYVAAARGYKLTLTMPETMSVERRKLLKALGANLVLTEGAKGMKGAIAKAEEIVASDPDKFLMLQQFSNPANPEIHEKTTGPEIWEDTDGEVDVFISGVGTGGTLTGVSRYIKNTKGKKELISVAVEPTDSPVIAQTLAGQEVKPGPHKIQGIGAGFIPGNLDLSLVDRVVAITNEEAISTARRLMDEEGILAGISSGAAVAAALKLQEEEAFANKNIVVILPSSGERYLSTALFADLFTEKELQ
- the ptsH gene encoding phosphocarrier protein Hpr, with the protein product MFQQEVTITAPNGLHTRPAAQFVKEAKAFASEITVTSNGKSASAKSLFKLQTLGLTQGTVVTLSAEGEDEQQAVEHLVKLMAELE
- a CDS encoding ATP-binding protein — translated: MKSRFRGRLFWKILFGFWLVFFLISQLLWLGFTLYGKHREPPEYIATRRIVNLQMASAVSVLQHGGLPALDNMMSDWSPGDRRFFSVTPMPSPPQEVPRQQLSAPQNRGYPDQVVEWVTGADGQQYQLRYDVKGLREDSQMGGPPRKILNIPEPIFWFAGLTGLLFSSLLAWNLTRPMRQLRLGFTRVSNGDLSVRLWPQMRRRHDELSMVARDFDAMVERLAVLVKAREELLHDISHELRSPLARLQLATGLARQTPESVNASLDRIDEEAQRLDKMIGELLTLSRAENEKMPDEQYFDLCGLLETVVNDARYEAQLPGVTITLEAEQAADYTMKGNAELVRRAVENVVRNALRYSLQGQEVKISLRSDNGWLVICVSDSGPGVDADKLSSIFDPFVRVNSPLQGKGYGLGLSIVRKVVLAHHGEVQAANGRNGGLEMTIRLPHWQGW